The proteins below are encoded in one region of Ricinus communis isolate WT05 ecotype wild-type chromosome 6, ASM1957865v1, whole genome shotgun sequence:
- the LOC107261381 gene encoding uncharacterized protein LOC107261381 has product MEVALIRANIEEDREATMARFLYSLNKDITNLVELQHYVEMEDMLHMAIKIERQLKQKSKNSSSTNSNWKSNWKGTNSTQNKGEEMSKDNKAEIKGDQSNKSRTQESKPKNIQCFKCLGYGYISSQCPNKCTLALKGGELVYASEEESGAESDEDSMLELEDCYSDDGAKQEGHSGELYGVTIRSLNMQQEADDESQRENIFHTRCLVTKQVRVAFGVQKFQDEVLCDVIPMQACHLLLGRPWLFDRDVIYKGRSNCYYLTLHNKLYTLTPLMSQKQILVLVYKESLLTTNDLNVSLPSSFKSLLREFEDVFPDKIPSGLPPIRGIEHQIDFVLCSTIPNRLAYRANPEETKELQRQVEELLNKGYVRESLSPCAVPVILVPKKDGSWRRLVVVYFDDILIYSRSYDEHVKHVQFLKLYEKKFYLLTSRRAIFAQTNLFILGFVVTAKGIEVDEEKVKAIKEWPIPTNASEVQSFHRLASFYRRFVKDFSTIAAPLNELVKKDVKFN; this is encoded by the exons ATGGAGGTTGCTTTGATTAGGGCCAACATAGAAGAGGATAGGGAGGCTACTATGGCTCGATTTTTGTATAGTCTTAATAAAGATATTACTAATCTTGttgaattgcagcattatgtagagatggaggacATGCTACACATGGCAATCAAGATAGAGCGACAATTGAAGCAAAAGAGCAAGAACTCCTCTTCAACAAATTCTAATTGGAAATCCAATTGGAAAGGTACAAATTCTACCCAAAACAAAGGAGAGGAAATGTCTAAAGATAATAAAGCCGAAATAAAAGGGGATCAAAGCAATAAAAGCCGAACTCAAGAAAGCAAGCCCAAAAATATCCAATGCTTCAAATGCCTGGGCTATGGATATATCTCTTCTCAATGTCCGAACAAATGCACTTTAGCATTAAAAGGAGGTGAATTGGTGTATGCTAGTGAAGAAGAAAGTGGAGCTGAAAGTGATGAAGATTCAATGCTCGAATTGGAAGATTGCTATTCCGATGATGGAGCTAAGCAAGAGGGGCATTCAGGTGAGCTATATGGAGTCACCATTAGATCCTTGAACATGCAACAAGAGGCTGATGATGAAAGCCAAAGAGAGAACATCTTCCATACACGCTGTTTG GTTACAAAGCAAGTTAGGGTGGCATTTGGTGTGCAAAAGTTCCAAGATGAAGTATTGTGTGATGTGATCCCAATGCAAGCTTGTCATCTACTTTTGGGAAGACCATGGCTGTTTGATAGAGATGTCATCTACAAGGGGCGTTCAAATTGCTATTATCTTACACTTCACAATAAACTTTATACTCTTACACCTTTAATGTCACAAAAACAAATACTTGTGCTTGTCTACAAAGAAAGTTTACTAACCACTAACGATCTTAATGTTTCTTTGCCTTCAAGTTTCAAGTCTCTTTTGCGGGAGTTTGAGGACGTGTTTCCCGACAAAATTCCAAGTGGGTTACCACCCATTCGTGGaattgagcaccaaattgactttgtacTCTGTTCTACCATACCCAATAGGCTGGCATATAGAGCAAATCCCGAAGAAACCAAAGAACTACAACGCCAAGTGGAAGAACTTCTTAAtaaaggttatgttagggaaagtTTAAGTCCATGTGCTGTTCCTGTTATACTtgtccctaagaaagatggttctTGGC GCAGGCTTGtggttgtctattttgatgatatactTATTTATAGCAGGTCTTATGATGAACATGTAAAGCACGTGCAGTTCTTGAAACTTTATGAAAAGAAGTTCTATTTGCTAACCTCAAGAAGAGcgatttttgcacaaacaaacttatttattcttggttttgttgttacTGCAAAAGGAATTGAGGTTGATGAAGAAAAGGTGAAGGCAATCAAAGAGTGGCCGATTCCCACAAATGCAAGTGAAGTTCAAAGTTTTCATAGACTAGCAAGCTTCTATAGGCGTTTTGTGAAAGATTTCAGTACCATTGCCGCACcattgaatgaattagtgaAGAAAGATGTGAAGTTTAATTAG